The genomic DNA ACCACCGGTTCATCAAATGTGGCTGTTGGTGCTCATTGTATGGAGGCAACTACAACAGGTTCAAATAATGTAGCTATTGGTTTGTTTGCGCTGTTGTTTAATACCACAGGTAATAATAACGTAGCAGCCGGCAGTGAGGCATTAGAATTTAATACTACCGGAAGTGGTAATACAGCTGCCGGCTACAAAGCATTATATCAAAACTTAACAGGTACAGGAAATACCGGAGTAGGAAAAAATGCACTGCTAAATAATACCATTGGCGATGGAAATTCAGCATTTGGTGATGGTGCACTTATAGCAAATACTACCGGTGATTATAATACTTCGGGTGGCTGGCGATCAATGAATAGCAATCAAACCGGCAACTTCAATACCGCATTTGGTGTACAGGCTTTACATACAAATACAACAGGCAGTAGAAACACCCATTTAGGCATCATGTCGTTGGGAACAACTACTGCCTATAATAACAGCACCTCAATATATACACAAGGACCATTTGTAACAGCTATACAACCTGACGGGGGCAACACAGGTATAGCGGCCATTATCTCTAGTGGTACCGGTAATACTGGGGTTGGCGGTGGCAATGCGAGTTCCTGCACTAATAGTACATGGATAAATGTTGCTGCTAATTTTTCGCCAACCGAAATCAATACTACTGCAATTGATTATTTAGATAATGGTGCAGATACAAACATTGTAAGACTTGGCAGGAACACTGCAACTTCAATAGGTGGACAGGTATCCTTTTCTAATTTGTCAGATGCTCGCATAAAAACGAAAATACAGCAAAATATACCCGGTCTTGCATTTATAAAAAAGCTAAAGCCGGTAACCTATAACATCAATTCATCAAAACTGATAGCGTTGACATGTGGCAACAAATCCGACACATTAAAATGGGTTAATAAAAATTTAGATGAAATACGTTTCACCGGATTTATTGCACAACAAGTGAAAGCAGCTGCTGATGAAACTAACTTCGATTTTAGCGGATATGATTATTCAGATGATATAGCCGGTTTACGTTATAGTGAGTTTGTTGTTCCGCTGGCAAAATCCATTCAGGAACTGGATGCAAACATGAAAAATGAAATGCAGCAACTGGAAAAACAAAATGCATCATTAAAAGCAGAAGTAAGCAAAAGGATGGAAGTGCTGGCTGAACTGCAAAAAATAGTATTCAGCCAAAAGTAAAAGTGTTTCTCTTAAAGTTTATGAAAATGACTTTTAAAAAGCAACAGTTTTTAATGCTCTACAAAAGCAAAAAAAATATTAACCTTACAATAAAGGTCTTTAATAAAAATGCAAACCTCGGAGGCATTAATTCAATCCCAAACAATAAATTCTTAAAATAAAAAAAATTATGAAAAAACTAATTGTCTTAGCTGTTGCAGCTATGCTTGCAACCAGTATGCATTCAATTGCACAAAACACATTTCCTGCTACGGGCAGTGCAGGCGTTTACACAACAACGCCCAACAGCTCAGCGGCATTGGATATTGATACTATTGGCAAAGGGTTGCTTATTCCGCGTATGACCCTTGTGCAACGCAATGCAATCGCAACACCTGCAACAGGCTTGCTCATTTATCAAACCAACAGCACACCCGGGTTTTATTTTTTAACGGAACTGCATGGACTGCTATAAATAATTCTGCCAATAAAACTTTAAGCAATCTAACTGCTCCAACAAAACTGAATCAGGATTTATTACCCGATACCAATAACACTATAGATATTGGTTCGGCTGCTTTTCGTTATAAAGATGTTTATCCAACAACAGTAAAATTTCCCGATGCAACTACACAATCAACTGCATTTGTTCCTTATACGAGTGGAAGCGGAATTAGTATCACGGGAAACGTTATAGCAAATACAGGTGATGCAAATGGTGCTGATGATGCAAACTTAAGTTTGTCAAATCTCTCTGCAACATCCATCAATCAATCGTTAGTTCCTTCTACAAATAACTCTAAGGATTTAGGCAGTAGTTCGTTCCCTTGGAATGTTGTTT from Bacteroidota bacterium includes the following:
- a CDS encoding tail fiber domain-containing protein, yielding MKKLIILLQILLSSAIATAQNIFPINGIVGIGTAIPNASAALDITSANKGILIPRMTKAQRDLILSPAEGLLIFQTNNLKGFYYFTNGGWSSLTTRSWNLTGNTGTNGNIDFIGTTDLKPLVFKVNNKLSGLIDPSITTQNTSFGYETSFNNTGNSENSAFGYFAFTSNAIGNGNTAFGAEALTLNLEGNENTAIGRDALFNNTFGSSNTAAGFEALLANTLGGNNTAVGAKSLSNNIGSSENTAVGNEALFSCTSGFGNSAIGFSALRMLTTGSSNVAVGAHCMEATTTGSNNVAIGLFALLFNTTGNNNVAAGSEALEFNTTGSGNTAAGYKALYQNLTGTGNTGVGKNALLNNTIGDGNSAFGDGALIANTTGDYNTSGGWRSMNSNQTGNFNTAFGVQALHTNTTGSRNTHLGIMSLGTTTAYNNSTSIYTQGPFVTAIQPDGGNTGIAAIISSGTGNTGVGGGNASSCTNSTWINVAANFSPTEINTTAIDYLDNGADTNIVRLGRNTATSIGGQVSFSNLSDARIKTKIQQNIPGLAFIKKLKPVTYNINSSKLIALTCGNKSDTLKWVNKNLDEIRFTGFIAQQVKAAADETNFDFSGYDYSDDIAGLRYSEFVVPLAKSIQELDANMKNEMQQLEKQNASLKAEVSKRMEVLAELQKIVFSQK